In Bacteroidota bacterium, the following are encoded in one genomic region:
- a CDS encoding acetyl-CoA C-acyltransferase produces the protein MSKEVYIIAGVRTPIGSFQGALSSVSATRLGAAAIKGALAKAGIDPSHVDEVYMGNVLGANLGQAPARQAAVFAGLPHNVICTTINKVCASGMKSIMLAANAITLGDAHIVVAGGMESMSNVPHYLGQSRTGYKLGHGELTDGMIKDGLWDVYNNYHMGNAAELCAKECNVSREMQDEFTIESYKRAQNAIAQGFFKGEIVPVEIPQRSGVPVIVDTDEEPARVSFDKIPGLKPVFIKDGTVTAANASTLNDGASALILASAEAVEKYGLKPIAKFRAGADAEKAPEWFTTAPSDAIPKALAKAGVTKDQIDAWEINQAFAVVSIANEQILGLDRTKVDTWGGAVALGHPLGSSGSRIVVTLLSVLAANGGKLGAAGICNGGGGASAVVIEML, from the coding sequence ATGAGTAAAGAAGTCTATATCATCGCTGGGGTCAGGACCCCGATCGGCAGTTTTCAAGGGGCGCTCTCCTCTGTTTCTGCCACACGCCTCGGCGCAGCGGCCATCAAAGGTGCGCTTGCCAAGGCTGGAATCGACCCTTCCCACGTGGATGAAGTCTATATGGGCAACGTTTTAGGTGCCAATCTCGGCCAAGCCCCAGCCCGTCAGGCAGCGGTTTTTGCAGGCTTGCCCCACAACGTCATCTGCACTACCATTAATAAGGTCTGCGCATCCGGCATGAAGTCAATCATGCTTGCAGCCAATGCCATCACCCTCGGTGACGCACATATTGTCGTCGCAGGTGGCATGGAAAGCATGAGCAACGTGCCGCATTACCTCGGCCAATCCCGCACAGGCTACAAACTCGGCCATGGCGAATTGACCGATGGCATGATCAAGGACGGTCTTTGGGACGTGTACAACAACTACCACATGGGCAATGCCGCCGAACTTTGCGCCAAAGAGTGCAATGTTTCCCGCGAAATGCAAGACGAATTCACCATTGAATCCTATAAGCGTGCCCAAAACGCGATCGCCCAAGGATTTTTCAAAGGCGAAATCGTGCCCGTCGAAATTCCACAACGCAGCGGCGTGCCTGTGATCGTCGATACCGATGAAGAGCCTGCACGTGTTTCGTTTGACAAAATTCCTGGTCTCAAACCAGTGTTTATCAAGGATGGCACCGTCACAGCTGCGAATGCATCGACACTCAACGACGGCGCGTCCGCGTTGATTCTGGCAAGTGCTGAAGCAGTCGAAAAGTACGGTTTGAAGCCGATCGCCAAGTTCCGCGCCGGCGCGGATGCAGAAAAAGCACCTGAATGGTTCACCACGGCCCCTTCGGATGCGATTCCAAAGGCCTTGGCCAAAGCAGGCGTGACCAAGGATCAGATTGATGCTTGGGAAATCAACCAGGCATTTGCGGTGGTTTCGATCGCCAACGAGCAAATCCTTGGATTGGACCGGACGAAGGTCGACACTTGGGGCGGCGCTGTGGCGCTCGGGCATCCGCTCGGCAGCTCGGGCTCGCGTATCGTGGTCACGCTCCTGAGCGTGCTCGCGGCAAACGGCGGCAAGTTGGGCGCTGCAGGCATTTGCAACGGCGGCGGTGGCGCAAGCGCGGTCGTCATTGAAATGCTGTAA
- a CDS encoding HDIG domain-containing protein: MNSAGPNRRGNAPSSNSGLKWAERLPRTSRARWVMIAVFILITAFILPKDFVAEYNYELGKPWLAAELKSDFDFAIYKPQSQFEDEKRLAKESVPPVFILDSTVVMRTWIAAAAAIERSFSDFLAYREAGTGPEQIELRQHIQDKYGVDPELSLADHEDLRSWKVTFANKADAFVKEVYTAGLTDTSKSAFTTDLIYVRKSETRLVQKALALSTSELPEFLNSSHPGLEPAERRLLRATILPLMRPNLRFDTKATEAEQLRAVQRVSAVTDKVAKGETIISKGERVNEVHEGKIKSYVLARAERYGRTPYFVTLSGQLVIVTILTMLLVLFIRNNRPRLFFSPRKFSLVLLVFLTMVAVFTLVLKLSVLTQEIAGLNYIYLAPACMVTIILSAFFDSRFAFFGNLMVALFAGSIVPNGFEYFFIQLSGGTAAVYSINRLRNRADFFISLSLIFLTYVFSYVGYKFYARGSFANIEYINLLLFGLNVMLTLITYPIIYVFERIFGLTSDLTYIELLDTNHPLLKELSVRAPGTFQHSIQVANLTEAVLNKIGGNSLQAKVGALFHDVGKMLNPMFFIENLGDHQNPHDAVSYHESADIIIRHVSDGIRLAQEHNLPTEVIDFIKTHHGTTRAEYFYRKHVEEHPGEEIDIYEFQYPGPLPFTREMAVLMIADSIEAASRAQKDHSPDKLLALVESIVDSKVRQRQFDKANLTFRDLEDAKQVIFSMLSSIYHGRIEYPAQEVEELRDPVD, encoded by the coding sequence ATGAATAGCGCTGGCCCGAATCGACGAGGAAATGCTCCATCCTCCAATAGCGGCCTGAAATGGGCCGAGCGGCTCCCGCGTACAAGCCGCGCCCGATGGGTCATGATCGCAGTTTTTATTCTCATTACTGCATTTATACTCCCCAAGGACTTTGTCGCCGAGTACAACTACGAACTGGGCAAGCCTTGGCTAGCTGCCGAATTGAAGTCGGATTTTGATTTTGCAATCTACAAACCGCAGTCGCAGTTTGAGGACGAGAAACGTTTGGCCAAGGAAAGTGTGCCCCCGGTTTTCATTTTGGATTCGACGGTAGTCATGCGCACGTGGATTGCAGCAGCAGCAGCGATTGAACGGTCGTTTTCAGATTTTTTGGCTTACCGCGAAGCAGGAACCGGGCCTGAGCAAATCGAACTTCGTCAGCATATTCAGGACAAATATGGCGTAGACCCGGAATTGTCCTTGGCAGACCACGAGGACTTGCGCTCTTGGAAAGTCACATTTGCCAACAAGGCAGACGCCTTTGTCAAGGAGGTTTACACCGCCGGTCTCACCGATACCTCCAAATCTGCATTTACCACCGACTTGATCTATGTGCGTAAATCGGAAACAAGGTTGGTGCAGAAGGCTTTGGCGTTGTCGACTTCCGAACTTCCAGAATTTCTGAATTCTTCGCACCCTGGATTGGAGCCCGCGGAACGGCGCTTGCTCAGGGCGACGATTCTTCCACTCATGCGCCCCAATTTAAGATTTGATACCAAGGCCACTGAAGCTGAGCAATTGCGGGCTGTCCAACGGGTTTCCGCAGTGACAGACAAAGTAGCGAAAGGGGAAACTATCATCAGCAAGGGTGAGCGCGTGAACGAAGTGCACGAAGGCAAGATAAAATCCTACGTGTTGGCAAGGGCGGAGCGTTATGGACGCACACCCTACTTTGTGACCTTGAGCGGCCAATTGGTCATCGTGACGATCCTGACCATGTTGTTGGTCCTGTTTATCCGCAACAACCGCCCAAGACTGTTTTTCAGTCCCAGAAAGTTTTCCTTGGTGCTGCTCGTTTTCTTGACCATGGTCGCTGTGTTCACGTTGGTGTTGAAGCTGAGCGTATTGACCCAGGAAATTGCAGGGCTGAATTACATTTATCTTGCGCCTGCCTGCATGGTGACCATCATCCTCTCGGCATTTTTTGACTCGCGTTTTGCCTTTTTCGGGAATTTGATGGTGGCTCTTTTTGCAGGCTCGATCGTTCCAAATGGTTTTGAATACTTTTTTATTCAGTTGAGTGGCGGTACCGCCGCCGTATACAGCATCAATCGCCTGCGCAACCGGGCCGACTTCTTTATCTCCCTTTCCTTGATCTTTTTGACCTACGTTTTTTCCTACGTCGGCTACAAATTCTACGCGCGCGGAAGTTTTGCCAATATCGAATACATCAACTTGCTGCTTTTTGGCCTCAATGTGATGCTCACGCTGATCACGTACCCGATCATTTATGTGTTTGAACGGATTTTTGGACTCACTTCGGACCTGACCTATATCGAATTGCTGGATACCAACCATCCGCTGCTGAAAGAGCTGTCTGTCAGGGCTCCGGGAACGTTTCAGCATAGCATACAGGTCGCGAACCTCACCGAAGCCGTGCTCAACAAGATTGGCGGCAATAGCCTGCAAGCCAAAGTCGGCGCCTTGTTTCATGACGTGGGGAAAATGCTGAATCCCATGTTTTTTATTGAAAATCTTGGGGACCATCAAAATCCACACGATGCGGTCAGCTACCATGAAAGCGCCGATATCATCATCCGGCACGTGTCAGATGGCATTCGGCTTGCACAGGAGCACAATCTGCCCACAGAAGTAATTGACTTCATCAAAACGCACCACGGAACCACACGCGCAGAATATTTCTACCGCAAGCATGTCGAGGAGCATCCCGGCGAGGAAATCGATATCTACGAATTCCAATATCCCGGCCCACTGCCATTCACGCGCGAGATGGCCGTTTTGATGATCGCGGATTCGATTGAGGCAGCTTCCCGTGCGCAAAAGGATCATAGCCCGGATAAATTGTTGGCATTGGTGGAAAGCATCGTCGATTCAAAAGTGCGTCAACGGCAATTTGACAAGGCAAATCTCACTTTCCGGGATTTGGAAGACGCCAAACAGGTGATCTTTTCCATGTTGTCGAGTATCTACCATGGCCGCATCGAATATCCGGCGCAGGAAGTCGAGGAGTTGCGGGATCCCGTGGATTGA